The Pseudomonas sp. IB20 region GGGTTGGTGCGGCTGGCTTTGCCCATCATCAGGCCAAGCACCCACAGCAGAAGACGAAATTTCATGCACGCGGCCTCGGTATCATTATTAAGTGGCCGCAGCAGTGTAACAATTTGCCTATAGAACGCCACCGATCTCGCGCTTTAGCGGGAGATCGGCTGGCGTTTAACGCTTATAGCAGCATCTTGCTTAAACGTTAGGGCAAGGTACCGGCGCCCAGTCGGCCAGGTTTGGATCGCGGCAGGTGCCTTCGATCTGCGCTTTACCAGCGCTGGCGACCTGCTTGCTTTCAGCTTGCTTGGCCTGGACCGTCCGAATGCTCTTCTCGGTAGTCACCGCTTCTTTCGGCACGGTTGGCAGCGATGCCTTCTTCGCTGGTTTTACGGGTTTTTTGCCTTTGGCCGGCACCACCGGCGGCGTCGTGTCGGCGGTCGCTACCGTCACCACGTCGTTGCGCTGCACACCCACTTGTTGCAGGTCTTTCTCGTAAGCCTGGGTGTAGTTGTTCAGGTCTTCGCTGGCTTTGCCGTTGACCGCAACGATCAGGTCATTGGATTCCTTCAAGCCCGCTACGATTTCCGCCAGGCGCTTGCGGCCTTCAGTGTCGTTGACGGCTTTGGCTTTGCGGTCGGCAACCAGCTTGGTGAACGCGCTCTGGTAGCACTGCTGGGACGCCTTGGCGTACGCGGTGCTGCGGTCGATGTCGGAAGCGCTCTTGTTGAAGTCCGCGGAGTACGACGCAATGCGCTGGTTGTCATCGCTGATCTGCTTCTGACGCTCGGTGTAGTAACCCGCCGCACCTCCAGCCAAGGCGCCGCCCGCGGCACCGATGGCAGCGTTACGGCCGCGCTTTTCGGAGTCGCCAGTCAGCGCGCCCAGCAGTGCACCGCCGGCCGCGCCGAGGGCCGCGCCGGTGACGACCGATTTGGTCATGTCCGAATCCGTCGCGCGCAGGTGCTGCACCGGCTCGTAGCAGTTCGGGTAGTACTCGACCTTGGTGCTCGACGCGACCTTGGAGGACGGCGACGTGGCGCAGCCAGTTAACACGGTGCTGAAACCGGCCGCGATCAGCAGCAGGTGACGCTTG contains the following coding sequences:
- the tagQ gene encoding type VI secretion system-associated lipoprotein TagQ, with product MLFSRKAVSKRHLLLIAAGFSTVLTGCATSPSSKVASSTKVEYYPNCYEPVQHLRATDSDMTKSVVTGAALGAAGGALLGALTGDSEKRGRNAAIGAAGGALAGGAAGYYTERQKQISDDNQRIASYSADFNKSASDIDRSTAYAKASQQCYQSAFTKLVADRKAKAVNDTEGRKRLAEIVAGLKESNDLIVAVNGKASEDLNNYTQAYEKDLQQVGVQRNDVVTVATADTTPPVVPAKGKKPVKPAKKASLPTVPKEAVTTEKSIRTVQAKQAESKQVASAGKAQIEGTCRDPNLADWAPVPCPNV